One window from the genome of Entelurus aequoreus isolate RoL-2023_Sb linkage group LG04, RoL_Eaeq_v1.1, whole genome shotgun sequence encodes:
- the tbx18 gene encoding T-box transcription factor TBX18 — MAEKRRSPCALSVKAHAFSVEALIGAEKRRRTAGEDVTSAGYDHGSDVPQVPGSPEPCAGRARSSERCSEGECASDGSQSEDALLESPEPAVVHSNVEDTRVDLQGSDLWKRFHEIGTEMIITKAGRRMFPAMRVKMSGLDPHQQYYIAMDIIPVDNKRYRYVYHSSKWMVAGNADSPVPPRVYIHPDSPASGETWMRQVVSFDKLKLTNNELDDQGHIILHSMHKYQPRVHVIRKECGEELSPVKAVPAGEGTHTFSFVETVFTTVTAYQNQQITRLKIDRNPFAKGFRDSGRNRMGLEALVESYAFWRPSLRTLTFEDIPGMAKQGVPGAHAGVGVSSHLLSPSPCSSPFQVCPLSPSDFTCNRPGLPLHRYSNPPDPFPPSRGPSAYESEAFCSLPLPTSQLSYLPSPQGYAGLRLHTPPYGLYGYTFPPSPRLAASPDNMANANQQNALLGTSPSGTLTDSLGVLAAGQQGFLFDSRTLGAGGSQVTAHMG; from the exons ATGGCCGAGAAGCGTCGCTCGCCGTGCGCACTCAGCGTCAAGGCGCACGCCTTCTCGGTGGAGGCACTCATCGGGGCGGAGAAGAGACGCAGGACGGCCGGGGAGGACGTTACCTCCGCCGGCTACGACCACGGAAGTGATGTCCCTCAAGTGCCCGGGAGCCCGGAGCCTTGTGCCGGTAGAGCGCGCTCCAGCGAGCGTTGCAGCGAGGGAGAATGTGCCAGTGACGGATCCC AGAGCGAGGACGCGCTGCTAGAGAGCCCGGAGCCTGCAGTGGTGCACAGCAACGTTGAGGACACACGCGTGGACCTGCAAGGCTCAGACCTGTGGAAACGCTTTCATGAGATTGGCACCGAAATGATCATTACCAAGGCTGGAAG GCGGATGTTTCCTGCAATGCGTGTGAAAATGTCGGGTTTGGACCCACATCAGCAGTATTACATCGCCATGGACATTATTCCCGTGGATAACAAACGCTACAG GTACGTGTACCACAGCTCCAAGTGGATGGTGGCGGGCAACGCGGACTCTCCGGTGCCGCCCAGGGTCTACATCCACCCGGACTCGCCTGCCTCGGGCGAGACGTGGATGCGTCAGGTGGTCAGCTTCGACAAACTCAAGCTGACCAATAACGAGCTGGACGACCAGGGACAT ATCATTCTGCACTCCATGCACAAATACCAGCCCCGTGTCCACGTCATCCGTAAGGAGTGTGGAGAGGAGTTGTCCCCAGTGAAGGCCGTCCCTGCCGGGGAAGGAACACACACATTCTCCTTCGTCGAGACCGTCTTCACCACTGTCACGGCGTACCAGAACCAGCAG aTAACAAGGCTGAAAATCGACAGAAACCCTTTCGCCAAAGGCTTCAGGGACTCTGGCAGGAACCG GATGGGTCTAGAGGCACTGGTCGAGTCCTATGCCTTCTGGCGACCATCTTTGCGGACGCTCACCTTCGAAGACATCCCCGGCATGGCCAAACAAG GAGTCCCAGGAGCTCATGCAGGTGTGGGCGTGTCCTCTCACCTGCTCTCCCCGTCTCCCTGCTCATCGCCCTTCCAGGTTTGCCCCCTCAGCCCAAGCGACTTCACCTGCAACCGCCCAGGTCTCCCACTCCACCGCTACAGCAACCCACCAGACCCTTTTCCCCCTTCCCGAGGCCCGTCGGCGTACGAGAGTGAAGCTTTCTGCTCCCTGCCCCTCCCGACGTCTCAACTCAGCTACCTGCCCTCCCCGCAGGGCTACGCCGGCCTGCGGCTGCACACGCCCCCTTACGGCCTATACGGCTACACATTCCCGCCATCTCCACGCCTTGCGGCCAGTCCTGACAATATGGCAAACGCCAACCAGCAGAACGCCCTCCTTGGAACGTCTCCAAGCGGGACGCTAACGGACAGCCTGGGCGTGCTCGCCGCGGGACAACAAGGCTTCTTGTTTGACTCTCGGACTTTAGGGGCGGGGGGCTCACAGGTCACTGCCCACATGGGCTGA